The genomic DNA CCACCGCATGGACAAAGACAAGCCACGACGCATCCCCTTCCCTCGGTCAGAGAAGCCTTGTCTTCCATGGCTGCTGATGCATGCAGGATAGCAGGTGGTTTAGCTAGCGCTACCACGTGGCGGCTAGCAGGGATGCAGGACAGCGTGTTCCGGAGCGTCCAAGACGTCGGAGACAGCATCACCTCTTAACAGCAGCTGGGTCGCTGAAGTTCCTCAGCTCGTATACCGTGGCGTTGGCCTAGGAGGGAGACCAACATGCGCAGGAGTCCGGGGGCGTCGAGGGCCGTGGTCTGGGACGCCAGCTATGGTGAGCTGGGGTTTGTGAGTTTTGGTCTTACGGCACAGAGCTAGCAGCGGAGCTGTCAGCATAGTGAGAGCTTCGGCTGTCTGCGGCAGCGAAGGACAGCATTTCACCATGCGGAGCGAGGTAAGAGCTGTTAAACCGTGAAATAAGTATTCTGAGGAATGTAGCATAGGagacatcccatagtgagacatctcacgaaatattatgaaatagaaaccagaaaattttcctttttttttgtttatggtcgttcaaaacaaaaagtaatggaaaaaaataaaccagaaaattttctttttttagcgtTTATGGTCGTTTGCaacaaaaagtaatggaaaaaacccccagaatattttcttttttttgtgcatcCCACTACAGCTAGAAAAGTGTAACAAttgctctaaaaaacacaattaattttgacaatttttcatTTTAGTCACTCACCAAATACAATTTAgtcttttagttttgttttagttaaaaTTAAATAGGAAATTAAATTGAAAAGGAAAACCAATGTCCagattttcatcacatttttacTTGTCAGTTGataaagaacagattaaaaatGAACACTCATACACATGAGCTCAAATCAACATATTTTATCCACACATTCTTAAAGGCTTTCTTAGGAAGAGGAGATACTATAGTTCATAGAGTTAcatcagcacatttaaactTCGGGACATGAATGAAAACTATTGAGTCATTAATAAAAAAGTCCATGATTTACATGATGCGTTGATACAACCCGTGTTTTCCCATCCTGGAGCTAAATGTGTGCTTCCAGGAATCAGTGAGTAGGTGAGGCAGTGAGGTCACGCTGAAAGCAGCGGAGTCGTGATGAGGTTGCCAATGAACTCAACGTCCAATCACAGACAGCTGGACCTCTGCCAGCTGCTGACTGTCACTGGGAGTTCCTTTAACAGCTGGACTCAGCAGTGTGAACACGACACCTACCCACTGGCCTCTATGGCTAACCTGGTGGTCACAGCAGTGTGAAAACTCTCATTCAGGgtaggggtcaattataattgtaattgataattagttACAATTATGCCGTAGttataatttttattgtaattcaaaacATCTATTGCTGCCgtcattaaattgtaattgagtttagataattgactttgtaattgtaattaccatgaaaattctattaaaattgtcaattataatttaacgcaaaactggggacccgcgttacagttttatgtacagttctacacatatgtagttaacaattattaaaatgtttcatatcaagctttcccacattttatcataaaaaaaattaaatgagacAAAAATTAAATGACACAAAGAAGATGCCCaccccaaaaatattaaaacctatattttaattgattaggaagcctaacaaggaaaccaatagatagggaagaaatgatatatatttgtttttagagtatatattatagctgatttaggacctgttatcataagagaagcTAATACAAGaagaaggttacgttttatggggttatttatttcaggctcagtaattgtaattgaacttaagtaattgagaatccaattgtaattgactttctgaggataaaaaataattggaaaaaatgctgatcacTATAATCATATTTgacttgtaattgaacatggataattgaaaacgtaatacaaaaaaaaggaaaaagagagagagaaaaaaaaaagagaaaaaccagGGAAAAAACccgaaaaatagtaaaaaacgaaaaaatgaaaaagaaaaaagagagaaaaaaggaaattacgaaggaaaaaaaagaaaagaaaaaaaacgggaaataaactgaaaaacaacaaaatcggggaaaaaagaaaattaaaaaataaattgaaaatgtaattgtaactgaaaaaatgtaattgacctcaaccctgctcTCATTTGCACAACAATTCTGTACTTTTTGAATGCAGCTGTGGCCCTTTATGCATCATTAatatattttggtgatatataaTTTAACATCCAAGTCTTTAATTACCAATCGAAGAACTCTCAGGTATCAAAACACAAATTTCTGAATGAGACACTTATAATATCGCCACAACAGGCAATTTGCTCAAATGGGCACTCAGCATGTACATCAGTATCTGTCTGACTGTTCCTCCTTCACTTAACTCAGGCTCCATTATCAAGCAGGATAAAAGACAGCTTCATAGAGAATAACGCATGAAGCGAGGCCATTAGTGGAAGGATACACAGGATTCAGACCAGAGGAGGAAGGAGGATATGGTTTAATGGACGCCTTCCCTGCTGCTGcgtggaaggaaaaaaaaaaagctctgtcTGTAGCCATCTCTCTTCCTGAATCATTCAATATCAGCAGCGGTCAGCTAAGGAAGCGCATTTATCGATTTAGAGAACAACGCAGAGACAAGAAATACCCTTTAGATGTTTAACAACTGAAATTTGCTGGAAAGAAATATTTCCTAGCAAAAAGCCTGTAGTGGTTTATATAAAGAAAGACTCAGTTTAAAGGAAACCAGCAGAAAAAACATCAGCCCTGTGGCAGAATTTTGTCGAAGTCTTTGTGATGTGAGCTCTGATTCACACAGATTTTAGGCTCAATGAGAAGCTGTGAGACAGAGAGTGACTTGAATATTAATCTCTCTTTAGAACTGTTTCATCATTGTGTCTGTCtgagtattttttgtaaaactgaATCTGCTTTAGAGTCATGAAAAATCCTGAACCATCAACAAAAAAAGTCAATCACAGTCGTACCTAAAGACATTTAACACTATGAAGTAGTGGGCTTTGAATTTGCACCTCCACTTTTTCCTGCATTACCTTttatctctttctttcttttttagacaTGCTGCCCTGGGACTTTTTAAATCTGTGACCTTTTTTCTCTGAACCCCTAACCCTTAAAATCCAAAACCAGCACCTGGGTGAACATTCAAGGTCACCTCCAGTTTGCTCACATTGTGTAACACAAAAGGCTCTGACGTCAGTGATAAGATGGTgataagaaacacaaaaacacatccaCACGGTTCCTTTTAGCTgtagatttttgtgtgtttgcacatCTTGTGTCCTACCTCTGTGTGTGTTGTAAAGGGCGGCGAAGGTGACGACAAAGAAGGTGGTTGAATATTTCCCAGCATTCACCAGGTGTGGGAAGGCTCGCTTGGTGTCACGGTAACGCCTCAGGCACTGGATGAAGCGCAGCCAGGCTGGCAGACACTGGATGATGGCTCGTAGGCCGTAGGAGTAGCTGTGACAAATGTATTCTCCAGGACCTGCGATAGAAAGTAAACAAAGACCACGATCACAGATCTAACTAATAACACCTTGAGTGGAAGACAATCTACTCTATGATAAAAACCACAACTGGCTAAAGCTTCCATCAACACTGTATTAAAGACAAACCTTTAGGAGTATTTTGGTGTCATTGACCTTCAAATACACTCTGTGGATGCTTTAATGAATGGCGACTGAGATATATAATCTATacattttataatatataatatctgAGCTTGTGTGCTACTTTCTGTACATTTTGTATCCATAGGAtgcattattagtgttttaggctgggctaccagactcaaaatgcctttgttcttcttgttgttgtgtacactagttaaaatcgctactcctctgttatacGTGAACGGATTGGTCTGAAATTTGCTAGGTATAATCTATAGCTGTGTACGCATTGACGCTCGGAGCCCGACTTTCAATTTGGAGCCCAGGGGGGCTCTTTCTAAGTGGGGTCCTAAGTGGGTCCTATTTCTAAGGCCCCACGTTTGGAAAAAAACGTAGGGCCTTAGAAATATAACAGAAACATCACATCTTACTTGGAACTTGTGGTAGGAGACCCTTGCTGTTGCTCCACTGCAGCTCAAATATGTAGAAGCAGATGAGATACTCCAGGTCCATGAGAACAAACACCAGAGAGTTGAGCTGATCTGCCAGCCAGAAATCAGCAAACTCCACGCGGTGAAACGGAGCCGTGAACACACGGAACTGAGGGACGACAGTAGAAAAGTCAGAATACGCCAAAGAAAAGGAATATAATGAACTGGACATGAACTAAGATTGTATGTGGTGGTTTAACAGCGTGACTGGATTAATCagcacaaaaatacaactaaaTAGTTGCTCCAACTTTTATTATCAATCTGtaactaaataataaaacctCTGAAGTTGCTTTTTAGAACAACACAGGAAGCGCTGAGTCACACTTCCATCGCCATGTGCATGGATTTGTTGTTTGCATGACACTAATCTACTGTGTACAACACATGGATGTGTTTTGTGTAACCTGTGTCTACAGTTTCTATGCTGTTGATATTAGCGATGTGACTTTGGCAGGACTTCAGACATTGACCACGCTGTGTAAAGTGATACAGCCTCTCTCGCCACTTTCCATTTACCACCCCCACCACCTCCACAACCCCCCGCAGGCCATAGCTGACATTCAGTTCCTCTCACCACGCACTCGCACACAAACATTCACAGAAAATGTCAAGGGATATTgatcgttttttgtttttacatgtatGAACTCATTAGGATTCCTCctgagctgtcaatcacaggGACTATTGATCGTGAAAGCTCCTCAGTCATATCAGACTCAAGGCCTGTGTGCACTTAGGTGGTCAGGATATCATTTCATCAGCAAACACTGCTGATCCGAGTGGCAGCTCTGCAGGTTGAACATTAAGCTAATGGCCGATGTTTGACATCAGGGAAAattcacgcacacgcacacacacacacacacacacacacacacacacacacacacacacacacacacacacacacatacacacacacgactATTTTACCATTACGGTGCAAACAATTTGTTCTTTGTTCCAGTAaaaccaccattttttttttcacagactCATTATGGAGACAATCAAAACTGAGAATGGATATTAAGGAAAATTACAGCAAGGCGAAGGGTTGGAGGAGCTCGCTGGGGGTCCGTGGGGAGCTAAAGGGAAACAACGTGGGGGGAGGAGTTGGATGGATGAGGAGAATGGGAGGACAGAGGAGCTCAGGGCATCAGCATACTGATAGATCTACGCCTGTAATGATTGCACAGTCACAGCCTCTACCTCCCCTGAGACGAGCCGCATTCAATAATCCCTCAACCCTCTGCCCTGTgtccacgcacgcacgcgcacacacacacacacacacacacacacacacacacacacacacacacacacacacacacacacacacacacacacacacacacacacacacacacacacacacacacacacacacacacacacacacagacagacagtagTGCAGCTCAGACAAAGAGTCGGATAACAACTGAGGATTTTGTAAACATGAGATTTGAGATGGATATCTGAATTGTACCTGCATTAATGTGTGAGATACATATGCATGCATCAGTCCCATCACCCTCCctttcctacacacacacacacacacacgcatacacacataATAGAGTAGAAAGGGTGGCGTATGGCAGTGACAAAATACAAAGCTTTCAAAAGTAAACAAAGATTACCATGTCATTGCTTTATTGacattactttttttatttggttatgttaaaattacaataacacaagagaaacaacTCTCAAATGTGTCATGCAATTATATGGCTGTCATAAAGGCTGTTCTCAAACCATTATCACAAATAATCTACGAAATTctgcaacacacacatacagtagatTAGCACTGAATCATatggtattttttgtgtataggCAGGCCAATAACTTCACAATTATTGTACCAACCAATTAATTTTGACACAGACAATGACATGTGGTAATTGTGGAAAATTAATGTAATTGAAGGGATTAGAACATTTGCTGAGAGAGCAAAAACTGgcaggtatttaaaaaaaaaagccaaagtaaaacaaagtacatttatTGTAACAACCTAATTATATAATAGatgtatatgtttttaaaaatatgtaaccATTTTATAAGGTTGTGTATCTGTTGACTGTATCTGTTTATTACAAGTGTATATACATCCCTgatgtatattattattgtgagcCTAGATGTggaaatctataaataaaaagGGTTGAGTTATGTATTTTAACTATCATAGGCcaacagtttttatttacattttactttatttttcatgttttttcttcattatttaACCTCAAATTAACATGAAGATTGGGCCGAGGTCAAAGTCTGCATGGTGCAGAAACGAACGGCATCATTGAAAGGCTTGGAATACAACAACATAGCTGTGTGCTGGCATTGCTAAGCTCTACATTATCTACtctatttaaaaatgcaaaaaagatcTACAgctttataaatacattttggacAAATATCATTATATTAATTCGTATTTGCACTCATTTTCTTATTGTGCAAGTAAAAGTTAGTCACAGgtgaaaacatttttacttttactttaaaggATTAATTAAGGAAAAAATTCAGAAACTCACCAGTAGTTTGAGGAGCCAGAAACGAGATTTGTAGTAGCAGGTCTTGAAGGGGTTGATGAGGAAGAGCAGCATGAAGCCGTAGAGGATGAGGGGGTTGACCTGCATGGGGAGGTACGTGTACTCCGAAAAGACACACGAGAGGATGCTGAGACACCATAACACACCGAGGAAACCAGCAACCTGCAACGCAAACActttcattagagggaaacccATGTGACACATCAGAGAATTTACCAAGGCAGTGAGATTTAAAAAGCACAGTGTGTTTGGTTAAATGAGTCTCTCATGGGCAATAAAAAGAGGCTGTTTCCTGACAACAATATGCtgtaataattaaatatctatTACCCATGTGACCAAACACTGTCATTTGTTCATTTCTCAGATTTGCTAAAATACGTTTAAcgtaaaaaatcaaacaaactggATTTCTTTCATTATGCAGCAGAAGTCTGATTCCTAACAAAAgcctttttatgtatttattcaaccTCGAAAAGGTGCTGATGAGACAGATTGTTTCGGGGATTGATCTCAAAGATCAGGACGTGGTTGACTCCAGCCTGCCTCCATCCATACGTGTTAATGCCCAACAGAAAAAGGAACTGGATCAACAGGAAGCCACCGCGATAGATCCGCACAAGGGGCCACACGTTCTCGTAGCGTATGAACACAGCACCTGACAGACAAACAGGAGAATCACACTTGTCAAACCTTCAGACTTGatgctgaataaataaataaagagcttCATGACAGATCTGGGTgaggagaaaagaaagaaatgctttcaaattttactcatttttattgatattttgcaACTATACCCCAGCAATGCATTTTCAAATATTCAAGATTTATTATTGAAATACTGTACTTGATTTCAACCATTCTTGTCACTTACCAGTGAGAACGGCAGCAATGGCAAGAATGACAAAGAAGCCACAGAAGAGACCCACACGGAAAGTAGTCCAGGCCAAAGCAGGCTGGAACACAGGAAAAACCAAGTAAACTTCAATGACTAAATGCTTTATGTGTAGATAAACTCTACATTTAAGTCTATATGCAGAGTTCCATGCAGAGAAATTGTACATCTTTGAGTGACTGAATCCCTCTTCCATGTATACTCTTTATTTACAAGCATGCAGAAGAAATTGGAGTTCATACTTAAAACTATTACTGGAATGATATTAACAGATAACAGACCTAGTATAATGTAGGGGTGtccattgccatgaatctgtccatacaataacacattttaaatgtaaatggtaactaaaaGTAAATGggaactaactgtaattcaagtaccaatatcaaaaacaagtggtatgtttatcaaactgtcaaattacatttttcttaaaggtttaacttttgcttcttcaACAGACTATGATACTGTAAAgtttttaaattcttaaaaaaaaaaacatctatctataaaagtgcccagtatgtgttaaaataaaataaaaataaagtgcaatcaacctccaagctaaaatgcaatGGGGACAGCGTTAGTTTAACGATATCTGATGtggacacctagtgactgggcgtttacaagctatgcatatgttggcgcaattaaatgttttttaagttaaaaaatatgatttaaaaaaaacaatttggaaCGATAATCACACGACGAACTATCACGATATATcaccgaatcaattttttcttacacccttagtataAAGTGCCTGTAACTGTCTCTTCAGCACAGGATTAAATACTAGAGGAGCTGATGGTTTCCTCTCCATCTATACAACTTTCACCGTTCCTTTTCATTCGCTTTTCACTTCTCTTCTGACCTCagttcagaaaaataaaaatgcattaactgCTAAGGTTCATAAATGTCTACGTTGAAGAAGACTGATATTTATGAAGATTTATTTTCAAGATTGTTGCATCTCTCTCATGAGGAGATGATTGCTGATGAATTTAGTTGTTAAAAATCTCGTTCACATGTCTTGAGAGCCATTGCCATAACATCCATCGCACTCATTGATTTCCATTGTGATCAGTGGATGTTCTGACCTGAGCTGCCCCCAGCGGAGGAACTCTCAACCTCTTCATGGCTTTTTGTCGATCTCCTGCCTCCAGCTCCGTTGTAACCAGGGTCTGTGTGTgggaaaaacatcacattttgtGTCACAGATATTTATCCTCTCAGGTGTAtttgtaacagtgtgtgtttgtgcacctCTGTCTCAGTGATGAGCTGTGTGATCTTCTTGCATGTGTAGAAAGGTGCCACCTCCACATGAGCCACGCGCCAGTCGGCACCACGAGGCGTATCCAGGATCTTGTCATGTTTCTTTAAGATCTTACGAAAACCAGTGAAGTTCAAGTTctgcagaaaacaacaacaaaagcaaacaaTAGGTTTTTGGATGTACTTAAAACATGATGTGCGGAGTgtgaggatgtgtgtgtgtgggacctGGTAGTTCTGAAGCAGGATCAGGCTGAGATAGAACTCGCTGAAGGCAAGCTTCAGGTCTTTGATGTTGTGGTGTTTGCAGCGCTCCTCCTGTGACAGGTGAAACACTGTCTTACGTTTGCGCAGGCCGGGTGGAGCGTTGCTCTCACGCTGAGCGTCCAGTGACGACTGAAGCTCATTCTGAAGTGTAGCGGATCGTCGCTGAGCTTCAGCAAGCTTTTctacgcacacaaacacacacacacgagagttTTATTAAACATGTCATTGAAAGGAGCTATTTAATTCATAAAGTCCTTTTTTTGTATGCAGAAAAAGCTGGAGAATAAAATAGGTGTTCACAAGGGACCAAAAACCACAAGGAGACAAAGACAGCAAAGAAAAAGTTATTGATAAAGGAAATAAAACCCTAATGAACTGCAGttatgaaacaaaaaactgaaagacATTCAAAGCTAAAAATATAAAAGCATTCTGGTTCAACTTGTTATAAAAATCCTCCTCTACTGGAAATGACATGGCTGCCCTCGCTGCTGAATCAGATCCAGGAAATAAAAGCCTGGAGACCGTCAGGCTGAGAGTAAATGCTGCAGACTGAGGAAACATTATGTTGGGTCAGATCTAAGTTAATACATCTAGGGAGACAGAATGGCAGAAAAGGTCTGGGTAGTAACTCGcatttcatttacttttttttttttttcatatttctacCAACTTATTAGCTGAGGTCAATCTCATTTCtctattgattttatttattcaacacTGTTTAGTATCCCTTATGTTACCACTGCTTCCCTGTTTGGCTGTGAATTatatatgtttttcatttatttattttgttcctcAGACTCTCTTCCCTCTTATTATGTTAATGTGCTGCTTGGAATAGCACTAAATATAATTGCATTTACTCATATTTTTACAGTTCAATCGAATAATTTTCATCCCAACCGGGAAAGAACAAAGTACCATAAGTAGTCAAATTCTCCCCATGGTCAGTAGTTGACCATATTAACTACTATCTGTATGTTCATGAGGATCGTTATTTTTAATGTGGTAATAAATGTCCACTAAGGCACACTGGGGTGTAGTATGAGTCTAGTATCTCATCAACCCtgacagtttaaactaaagCTGCTGTTTATAATCTGACAGAAACAGTTACAAATGTCTTAAAGTGATGCTAAGGCTCCTATGTGACATCTTAAGAAATTATGATTGAAGTTGTTGTATCACACTGTGTGTAAATAGTGAGTGGATAATGAACTCAGAACAGGCTAGACTAGCATAAAGACTACCTAAGCTTTGGGTTTAATAGAGTTGTTTAGAACACTATTAAGACACTACTCATTTCACGAGTAGTGTCTTAAAAGTTGGACAAAAAGCTGTTTAATGAAGTCTACTTATTTACTCTTATTCAAGTACATGGTGTAATTACTTACTGACCAAGacatgttttgtgtcattttgcttttttggagattttgaattaaaaaaaaagaaaaaacccaccGGTTTAAAGCACCTGCTATTTATCTACagttcaaaaaacacacaggtaGTACCGGCACAGTCTGCTGACCTGATAAAATGTTTTCCCTAGTGTTTGTTACATGAGGATACAAGTGTTTCCTACTGGAATGGATTTTTGAGCAATGCAGCAGAAAGGCTCTGAAAGGTCAGGCACCCCTTTCAGAGGCAGATAGAGCCATGGCAAGTGCCTTACCTAAAGTCAGCAACTCAGCACACAGTATATACCTCCACCCCCATaacaacccacacacacacacacacacacacacattcccacATTGATGCAGGCACACAAAGATAGTCAAACAGTGATAAGGCTGCCTGTTAGTCCTTGGTTCTCTTTCCTGTGAGTATAAACAAGACTCCAGGCAGCAGAACTGAGATTATGTTTTCAGACAAAATACATCATCCACCCCTGGGCCTGTGGTCTGCTGATGTTCTCTCCTAGGAAGTTTTCTAATGTTCAAATGCTGGATCACTTTCAGAGGCAAGTTATAAATGTCTAGTTTACGGTGTTACTGTTGGAGTTAACATTGCTTATTTTACTATTACATCTGCCTTAATGTATTATAATACATCTAGTCAGATTTTGTCAACCTATAAACCCTGACCCAAAATGGCTACAAACAAGTTTTCTTTGAGTGACCAGAAAGTAAAATTCTTAACTTCTGTAATTAAGTTATTTTACAAATCGAAATacagttaaagctgatatccggagtttctgagcgGACATCTCGACGTCctgccctcaacagctccacttcctccccctgcctctgcaatctaccagaggCCACGCCTCTACATTTGTGCACGTGCTTCAAGGAACACACGGTCGCATCGGaacgcattgatataggtctatgggtcatcgTGGCAATGGACATTTCCGAGATAAGAgcctccatgacgctatgctgctcagtgatactggtttgctgttgtgacacgcgTCCTCGTTTCCGAACACAGTTTACGCACGCGCATTCCCTTTGATTGACAGAGTCCACTCCAGGGAAGTTGAAGCTTATTGGCTGGGCAAACTCGGCGCTCGTTTCCATTTATAGGGGTtttataggggtctataggacgaaggcgggccttatatacattgacgtatatgaatgaccacctacagtagaccatagtaaaagactagttgggtatttttgc from Gouania willdenowi chromosome 4, fGouWil2.1, whole genome shotgun sequence includes the following:
- the xpr1a gene encoding xenotropic and polytropic retrovirus receptor 1a — encoded protein: MKFAEHLSSHITPEWRKQYLQYEAFKEMLYAAQDQAPSMEVTDEDTVKRYYAKFEERFFQTCEKELLKINTFYSEKLAEAQRRSATLQNELQSSLDAQRESNAPPGLRKRKTVFHLSQEERCKHHNIKDLKLAFSEFYLSLILLQNYQNLNFTGFRKILKKHDKILDTPRGADWRVAHVEVAPFYTCKKITQLITETETLVTTELEAGDRQKAMKRLRVPPLGAAQPALAWTTFRVGLFCGFFVILAIAAVLTGAVFIRYENVWPLVRIYRGGFLLIQFLFLLGINTYGWRQAGVNHVLIFEINPRNNLSHQHLFEVAGFLGVLWCLSILSCVFSEYTYLPMQVNPLILYGFMLLFLINPFKTCYYKSRFWLLKLLFRVFTAPFHRVEFADFWLADQLNSLVFVLMDLEYLICFYIFELQWSNSKGLLPQVPSPGEYICHSYSYGLRAIIQCLPAWLRFIQCLRRYRDTKRAFPHLVNAGKYSTTFFVVTFAALYNTHREQGHTDADMFFYMLIVFSTISSLYTLIWDLRMDWGLFDSAAGENTFLREEIVYPHKAYYYCAIIEDVILRFAWTFQISLTTMTKSHSVGDIVATVLAPLEVFRRFVWNFFRLENEHLNNCGEFRAVRDISVAPLNADDQTLLEQMMDQEDGVRNRSGKKNRKRSYSLTLRRPLLSSSQSKKDTKVLIDDTDDEAFN